The Candidatus Krumholzibacteriia bacterium sequence GTCGTCGGTCACGTGACACTCGAGGCACGTGGAGTTCACGTCCCGCCGCAGGAGCCCGGCCTGATCGGACCCGTGGACGTCGTGGCACGTCGAGCAGTCACCGTCGGCGATCGGCGCGTGCACGACCTGCGCGTTCTTCCAGCCCGAGACCTGCGAGTGACAGAACGCGCACTCGTCGAGAGGCTCGCCGCGGAGGAGCGAACGGTAGCCCGAGGCGTGCGGCTCGTGGCAGCTCACGCAGTCGCCACGAGCGACCGGGGCGTGGGAGACCTCGAAGTCCGCGGCGTCCTCGTAGTCGGCGTGGCACTCGACGCACAACGAGGACTCCTCGGTCTGCAACAGATCGGCGTGGTTCGACGCGTGCGGATTGTGGCACGCCG is a genomic window containing:
- a CDS encoding cytochrome c3 family protein, with product MRVGVLVAGLLLLVGGSSVASVVEVDEPAICYVCHAEAEAELEQPVVHAVYDMGECSACHNPHASNHADLLQTEESSLCVECHADYEDAADFEVSHAPVARGDCVSCHEPHASGYRSLLRGEPLDECAFCHSQVSGWKNAQVVHAPIADGDCSTCHDVHGSDQAGLLRRDVNSTCLECHVTDDTFFASHQTRAIADADCSTCHDPHASGREGLLRTNQHAPFASGSCETCHDDLGASTDFAVT